The nucleotide sequence atatcacaagcacacgtgattttaatcaatgtaaatatcacccacgaatggcatttaataccgaattctatcttgggaatatatatccacttagaattcattttatggtgatatttacattaattaaaatcacgtgtgcttgtgatatatgttcattgaaataaccacgtgttgcaaactcacgattcagctatcatggtggagatgggtttatttcaagtctgtgaacagattcctgaattcgacagtaatatgtacgggaccttgtcataaacttttagtctctcttgatagctcagtcggcatggtcactgcaggcatagtctccagccgaaaaGGTGGttgttcgaatccccacccggcctgaagctgttaccataaaatgaattccaagtggatatatattcccaagatagaattcggtattaaatgccattcgtgggtgatatttacattaattaaaatcacgtgtgcttgtgatatatgttcattaaaataaccacgtgttgcaaactcatgattcagctatcatggtggagatgtgtttatttcaagtctgtgaacagattcctgaattcgacagtaatatgtacggtACCTTGTtacaaacttttagtctctcttgatagctcagtcggcatggtcactgcaggcatagtctccagccgaacaggtggtggttcgaatccccacccggccagcagctgttaccataaaatgaattccaagtggatatatattcccaagatagaattgggtattaaatgccattcgtgggtgatatttacatatatatatatatatatatatatatatatatatatatatatatatatatatatatatatatatatatatatacatatatatatacatatatatatatatatatatatatatatatatatatatatatatatatatatatatatttatatacattaatatatatatatatatatatatatatatatatatatatatatataaatatatgtatatatagatatataaatatatatgtatatatatatatatatatatatatatatatatatatatatatatatatatatatatatatatatatatttatatgtatttatatatatacagtaaatacgtatatatatatatatatatatatatatatatatataaatatatatatatatatatataaatacatatatatatatatatacacacatatatatatatatatatatatatatatatatataagtatattatatatatatatatatatatatatatatgtatgcttatatatatgaatatatatatgtatatatacatatatatatatatatatatctatgtatatatatatatatatatatatatatatatatatatatatatatatatatatgtatatatatatatatatatatatatatatacatatatatatacatacatatatttatatatatatatacatatatttatatatatatatatatatatatatatatatatatatgtatataggccttggtcttcaaatttctctagtgctttgtggagttcagttaaacttttggtgaacaaatctctcttggggagtgttaagagcatgcccaaactatctccatgtacccctcatcatgatctcatccgcttATGGTActcgagtcatctctcttatagtttaatttctaatcctgccttgccgtttaactcccaatatccttttgagggctttattctcaaatatactaaaccgattagagattgtttcattttcataccatgactcatgtccatagagtaacaccgatctcactaaactgatatatagtctgatttttatatgaaatcttaGGCTATTTGATATTCTAGTTTTACTAAACctacccattttctgatttgcttttttttcattctttcactaaactctagttttaatgaccctgtattggaaatcattgtccataaatacttaaatgattctacttcattaatccttcctccttacaatgacatttcatcttctgttgcatactctgttctcatcatatctgtcttttttcaatttatcttcagccctacattgtgtgatatttcatgtattctggtttAGCAATCATGGCAAAtgctgtggtgttttgctaagaagatagcatcatcagcatactcaaggtatgctaaattcctatcaccaatccagtccaatcctcctccaccatctctaactgttatacatattacaaagtccatgaggaggataagcaacataggtgacaacacattcccttgaggtactccgctgttcactggaaactcacttgataagactccatttacattaactttgcacttgctatgctaatgaacagactttatcaaatatatatatttaagaggtattccataataatgtaggattctccacaaaattggcaggtgcacactatcaaaggctttttcatagtccacaaataccatcaaaatggGATTTTTCTATTCTAGgcattgctctacaacatgtctcgaaatgaaaatttggtcagtgtaacttctacattttctaaatcctgcttgttcatctctcagcttttcatcaatctttctctccagtctcttaagaataagcatactatatattttcataacaaatgacgtaagtgttatgcctctgtaattattgaaatcaatcATGTCTCCCTTTTtaattattttcaccaacactcctaactcccattcatcaggttttgccgctTCATGCCACATTCGACAAAATAATCTTGGAAATAGTCTGGGAGTCATTTAATTTTCGGCTACTATCAtatcggcagttatttcatcgtatccaggggtttttcatctctttagttctttgaggatagctttgacttcaaacacactgaattcattcatggcacatcaaggtcttcatcagcttcaggtatagcaatcaaattattccctttatatgtcCTATTCGTAACCTCACTTAATTGTTCTATCCAACgaggtctttcttcatcttctgttgctatatcaGAGCCccctctctttttaatgggtatatgattcttcttctttgccctagtcgagatttcattgatatttctatgagcaattttcacaccatagccacttcctgaattcatagctttgttggcctcatctgctttactgtctaaatactctctgcAGTAATTCTTGGCTTTTCTTGTGACCTCGCTGttaatactggaatacatagcatgctctaccttgtaattatcattacttcctcgtaactttcaacaatcaatttctgtctttgtctcctttttatagtatgccAAGTATCATTCAATATCCATGGATTTCTCCTCGTAACTGTTTGTCCTAAGACTACCCTATCAACTAACTGAcgtatgttcttaatattacaccattcttcattaattgtctgttctgcGTCTCTTAATGTCccaaagactgcaaatcgattcctgcattcaaatacaaatgtttctctgtactcttcctctagaagcttagttgtatcaaatctaggtattttaTAAATCTTTCTGTTGGTTGCTTTCATTTTAAATTttagtgtagcaatgaggagcgggtgatcactaccaatatctacacctctatggctctttacatttctcagaggcctccttctccctttattaatggcaatgtgatctatctgaattTTGTAATAcccacattgtgaagtccatgtatacttgtggatgttcttatgttggaacagagtacctccaatgacaagattatttacCGAAAAGAAACCTATgatatgtgctccattttcattaaaaaattcaccaagaccctcgacacccatcgcattttctatcccttgattatttcttccaactttagcatggaAGTCACCagtcatctattatcctctgcagttcttcagtgtattcatcttccctttcttcaggggaatcatttcttGGGGCAtaccaaactataatactcatattgctttGCTTTGATTTGAACTCTGCTAGTAACAttttactatttacagctttccactaggttactatattttcttctcttggtgtcatcatcattcttaccccttctcttccagctccatctgatcttcctgaatatatatatctatatctatatatatatatatatatatatatatatatatatatatatatatatatatatagttatatatatacataatgtatatatataaataattatatatatatatatatatatatatatatatatatatatatatatatatatacatatatacatatatatatatatatatatatatatatatatatatatatatatatatataattatatatataattatatatacatatatatatatatatatatatatatatatatactgtatatatatatatatatatatatatatatattatatatatatacacacacatatatatatatatatatatatatatatatatatatatatgtatacacacacacacatatatatatatatatatatatatatataatatatatatatatatatgtatatatatatatatatatatatatatatatatatatatatatgtatatatatatacatatatatatatatatatacatatatatatatatgtatatatataaatatatatatatatatatatatatatatatatatatatatatatatatatagacacatatatatatatatatatatatatatatatatatacatatatatatagatatatatatatatatatatatatatgtatatatatatatatatatatatatatatatataaatatatatatataaatatatatatatatatatatatatatataatatatatatatatatatatatatatatatatatatattcccttcgtCTAAAGTTCCCTTACCAAGCCCCTTACACCGCGTTTCACttcgggccaagatatccaaactatatatcataaattcactctccacgctgtaacttcccaatctgattcatggttctaacattccaattaccttttttttcaatttttctttagtgttttaaAAACCGGGAGATTCTTGGCACCCCGCTACGCACGTAACTGGGGGCCAttgtttcatcttctctatccacgactgactaaatccatagacgaTTAATTGACTATATACATTAAAAgatagccagctccttgtgatTAGTAGTATCTAGCTAAGGcccttgccagtccatactaaGATCAACCGCCAATCATCAGGAATAGAAGCCAAAGAGATGTTTGT is from Palaemon carinicauda isolate YSFRI2023 chromosome 13, ASM3689809v2, whole genome shotgun sequence and encodes:
- the LOC137651566 gene encoding uncharacterized protein produces the protein MTGDFHAKVGRNNQGIENAMGVEGLGEFFNENGAHIIGFFSVNNLVIGGTLFQHKNIHKYTWTSQCGYYKIQIDHIAINKGRRRPLRNVKSHRGVDIGSDHPLLIATLKFKMKATNRKIYKIPRFDTTKLLEEEYRETFVFECRNRFAVFGTLRDAEQTINEEWCNIKNIRQLVDRVVLGQTVTRRNPWILNDTWHTIKRRQRQKLIVESYEEVMIITR